ACTTAAATATCCATAATTTCTTACTAAATAGTGAAGTAGTTAAAGGATAATAATTGTATATCAAAACCTATATCTCTTAATTTCATAAGACTTTCTTGACGTCCAAGGAATTTATCATAAATTGGGAGTAGCTGCTACCTTGGCTGCATAACTATAATTCCCCCTCTtccttcttcctcctcttccattTCTTCTTCCTTGATTCATTTGAATTTGATAGTCACTATTACCATGGTTCTTAGACCATGACATGTTATTCTTTCTTCTGTCATATCCATCATTTCTTGCTTGATACATGTTTGAAAAATCAGCAATATAGTGCTCCTTTGGAGTCCATCTTTGAGAATCAATCTCTTCCCAAGAGTTGATTTCATTATTTTCATCAGCACCATAACTTGGTTCCCGAGGCTTTGTTACTTCTTCGTCATCGTCCCCCCATCCAGTAGGTTCAATTCCTTCTATTCCCAGAATCACACTCTCCTCCTCGCTCTTTGCTATCATGTTTCGTCTGGCCTCGTCTTCTCTATCCAAATCCAGATAGAGTTCAGGATCAACACTTGCACCCCAATCAACATCATCGATGTACATGTCCGGATCAGGCAACGGAATGTCCCAGCGATAGCCGTTGATCGCAGCGCAATACCTGAATTTTGCATCGTAAAAAGCCTGTTTGACAGCATAGTCTTCCCACTTCATCACTTTGGCATGCGATTCCATATACCTCTTATCCCATAAAGGAAGCACGGTCGAAAACCTATTATCTGTGAACCAAAAGAATTAAacagaatcaaaagaaagaacaaaaccAAACGAAAGAGAAAAAGGGAAAA
The Vicia villosa cultivar HV-30 ecotype Madison, WI linkage group LG6, Vvil1.0, whole genome shotgun sequence genome window above contains:
- the LOC131614868 gene encoding uncharacterized protein LOC131614868; translation: MANWRKNQTISNREVGHRRSSSYYGKPPLNNRFSTVLPLWDKRYMESHAKVMKWEDYAVKQAFYDAKFRYCAAINGYRWDIPLPDPDMYIDDVDWGASVDPELYLDLDREDEARRNMIAKSEEESVILGIEGIEPTGWGDDDEEVTKPREPSYGADENNEINSWEEIDSQRWTPKEHYIADFSNMYQARNDGYDRRKNNMSWSKNHGNSDYQIQMNQGRRNGRGGRRKRGNYSYAAKVAATPNL